A genomic region of Candidatus Aramenus sp. CH1 contains the following coding sequences:
- a CDS encoding DUF2173 family protein, with product MASKLDRLMQLKGAIAAGEFTADGKLVEYKGQLSKELAEMVAMMCAANSLMGKMQAEGFTKFSGMKWTPFHGWAVAAGDYAVCVMGNYGVFVELEKADFNEIFKTLMVVARS from the coding sequence ATGGCGTCCAAGCTAGACCGCCTAATGCAACTAAAGGGAGCTATAGCGGCAGGAGAGTTCACAGCAGACGGGAAGCTAGTGGAGTACAAGGGACAACTGAGCAAGGAATTGGCAGAGATGGTTGCCATGATGTGCGCCGCCAACAGCCTAATGGGGAAGATGCAAGCAGAGGGCTTCACTAAGTTCAGCGGAATGAAGTGGACCCCGTTCCACGGCTGGGCAGTGGCTGCAGGAGACTACGCCGTGTGCGTCATGGGCAACTACGGGGTTTTCGTGGAACTGGAGAAGGCAGACTTCAACGAGATTTTCAAGACGTTAATGGTAGTGGCGAGAAGCTAA
- a CDS encoding S-methyl-5-thioribose-1-phosphate isomerase, protein MKISLKELKEMYRPKLVPLNWDDQRNVLVLLDQSALPFEKAFVETRTPEEVADAIRQMKVRGAPAIGITGAYGMVTALLNSSTLEEALSSLSRAKATLDRARPTAVNLSWATSRMLNVARNAVENGLVKNVRELMDLMKAEAKKIYDEEYEAELQMGLYGLEKVNEGDTILTQCNAGGLATGTGLGTALAPVKVAHALGMKVSVIAPETRPWLQGSRLTVYELMAEGIPVTLIADTAVGLVMYKGMVNSVMVGADRILADGHVFNKIGTFKEAVIAHELGIPFYALAPTSTFDLKSRVEDVVIEERDPNEVRTVRGVPIAPEGVKVYNPVFDVTPPKYVTAIITEKGIIYSPFDKNVRKVVER, encoded by the coding sequence ATGAAGATATCACTCAAGGAATTAAAGGAAATGTACAGACCAAAGCTTGTACCTTTGAACTGGGACGACCAGAGGAACGTTCTTGTCCTCCTGGATCAGTCAGCCTTGCCCTTTGAGAAGGCGTTCGTAGAGACCAGAACGCCAGAGGAAGTGGCTGACGCAATAAGGCAGATGAAGGTTAGGGGGGCGCCGGCGATAGGCATCACTGGGGCTTACGGTATGGTTACGGCATTACTCAACTCCTCTACCCTAGAGGAGGCACTTTCTTCCCTGTCGAGGGCCAAGGCGACCTTAGACAGGGCGAGACCCACTGCGGTCAACTTGAGCTGGGCCACTTCCCGCATGTTAAACGTAGCTAGGAATGCCGTTGAGAACGGGTTGGTCAAGAACGTAAGGGAACTCATGGACCTCATGAAGGCCGAGGCTAAGAAAATATACGACGAGGAGTACGAGGCAGAGTTGCAGATGGGACTCTACGGTCTGGAGAAGGTAAACGAGGGGGATACCATATTGACCCAGTGCAACGCAGGAGGTCTAGCTACTGGCACGGGTTTGGGCACCGCGCTAGCCCCCGTGAAGGTAGCTCACGCCCTAGGTATGAAGGTCTCGGTAATAGCCCCTGAGACCAGGCCGTGGCTCCAGGGTAGCAGACTCACTGTGTACGAACTGATGGCCGAGGGTATCCCGGTAACGCTGATCGCGGACACCGCGGTGGGCCTAGTCATGTACAAGGGGATGGTGAACAGCGTGATGGTGGGGGCGGACAGGATACTGGCCGACGGCCACGTATTCAACAAGATAGGTACATTCAAAGAGGCGGTCATAGCCCACGAACTGGGAATACCCTTCTATGCCCTTGCTCCCACCAGCACGTTCGACTTAAAGAGCAGGGTAGAGGATGTGGTAATAGAGGAAAGGGATCCAAACGAGGTCAGGACTGTGAGGGGAGTGCCAATAGCGCCAGAGGGGGTGAAAGTTTACAACCCGGTGTTTGACGTTACCCCTCCGAAGTACGTTACCGCCATAATAACGGAAAAGGGGATAATCTACTCGCCCTTCGACAAAAACGTCAGAAAGGTAGTGGAAAGGTAA
- a CDS encoding ATP-binding protein yields the protein MICKIPKVTVTTWNSNDVILVGPTYRQFLQKTLEAVRNKDIASTIGQPGMGKTTILRKAYSSLSSLAFFLDLSSKGEIEEEFWSKVDKAQLRALVVEKLRAKKGKLGYSFFKRLMGVKFEDWLEKACDKYSDRDLRIYCMSYSRDFDGMIKLLLDLRGITELSLFIDEVRESHLAKIHRLINAGLEIPVIMAIPTDAYSRVTDLAIRRRLDESRISLDNSLTEQDIKEIVDAYCPQLSEELFPIVLSLWKGRELNTVSSMLQFVKSQVDKLSEECKEDVSCYKKKLLESHSLKNPESDSKDLERMIRETLSSMASELGISYVHPRGKRVEVKGKYVTVGIFFLKDSLAYLGMVKLMNDDKEEDEEVKLLSSVEKVEHEKKEYVVAKKFVITNSQSLNAFGNVKVEVTTMEAVRILQGDSLILEEKLKELFSGFAEKKDEVQVTS from the coding sequence ATGATCTGCAAAATACCTAAGGTAACCGTGACCACTTGGAACAGCAACGACGTCATACTCGTCGGCCCTACGTATAGGCAGTTCCTGCAGAAGACGCTTGAGGCAGTGAGGAACAAGGACATCGCGTCCACTATAGGCCAGCCCGGGATGGGGAAGACCACCATCTTGAGGAAGGCCTATAGCTCCTTGAGTTCTCTTGCCTTCTTCCTAGACTTGTCCAGTAAGGGCGAAATAGAGGAGGAGTTTTGGAGCAAGGTGGATAAAGCACAGCTTAGGGCACTGGTGGTCGAGAAGCTGAGGGCCAAGAAGGGGAAGCTCGGCTACTCCTTCTTCAAGAGGCTAATGGGAGTGAAGTTCGAGGACTGGCTCGAGAAGGCCTGCGACAAGTACTCAGACAGGGACTTGAGGATCTACTGTATGTCTTACTCAAGGGACTTCGACGGCATGATAAAGCTCCTCTTAGACTTGAGAGGGATCACAGAACTTTCGCTCTTCATAGACGAGGTAAGGGAGTCCCACCTAGCAAAGATACACAGGCTGATCAACGCAGGGCTCGAAATCCCAGTGATCATGGCAATCCCGACAGACGCCTACAGCAGGGTAACCGACTTGGCAATAAGGAGGAGGTTGGACGAGAGCAGGATATCCCTGGACAACAGCCTTACGGAGCAGGACATCAAGGAGATTGTGGACGCCTACTGCCCCCAGCTCTCAGAAGAGCTCTTCCCTATAGTCCTCTCATTGTGGAAGGGTAGGGAGCTGAACACCGTGAGCTCCATGCTCCAGTTTGTGAAGTCCCAAGTTGACAAGCTGTCTGAGGAGTGCAAGGAGGACGTCTCCTGCTATAAGAAGAAGCTGTTGGAGTCCCACTCACTGAAGAACCCAGAGAGCGACTCCAAGGACCTCGAGAGGATGATCAGGGAGACGCTCAGCTCAATGGCCAGCGAGCTCGGCATAAGCTACGTCCACCCTAGGGGTAAGAGGGTGGAGGTCAAGGGCAAGTACGTTACCGTGGGCATCTTCTTCTTAAAGGACAGCCTCGCCTACTTGGGGATGGTTAAGCTCATGAACGACGACAAGGAAGAGGACGAGGAGGTGAAGCTGTTGTCGTCGGTGGAGAAGGTAGAGCACGAGAAGAAGGAGTACGTGGTCGCAAAGAAGTTCGTGATAACCAACTCCCAGAGCCTAAACGCGTTCGGTAACGTGAAGGTGGAGGTCACGACAATGGAGGCGGTGAGGATCTTGCAAGGGGACAGCTTGATCCTAGAGGAGAAGCTAAAGGAACTCTTCTCGGGCTTTGCCGAAAAGAAGGACGAAGTACAAGTGACCAGCTAA
- a CDS encoding ABC transporter ATP-binding protein: protein MSFSVEVDSVTKRLGKSVVLDGVSLTVDKSGCYAVLGPNGAGKTTLFRILTTLIYPDKGKVLINGEDAFKDKEKALGNLGALVSVPEPPDFMKVGEFIEFSAKLRGRKAKLNELNEKLDLPDLNRRCGKLSKGQKRRVFLAALIAQDPDIIVLDEPTDGLDPIEIFKVKGVIRELKRDKIILYSSHIMSEVVDICDYVFIMNKGKIVYKSTITNLERMFRPTSLRVELEYHISIDELKATLNGLVKSIKEDGDRRYEVEFDGNSETRQKILKILVDNFQVRSFYDSTSSLESAFVKVLGVFNGGS, encoded by the coding sequence ATGTCCTTCTCTGTAGAGGTAGACAGCGTGACGAAAAGACTTGGGAAGTCCGTTGTCCTCGACGGCGTCTCCTTAACTGTTGACAAATCTGGATGTTACGCGGTCCTTGGTCCAAATGGCGCAGGGAAGACTACCCTTTTCAGAATACTGACGACTCTGATTTACCCGGACAAGGGAAAGGTCCTGATCAACGGAGAGGACGCGTTCAAGGACAAGGAGAAGGCGTTAGGGAACTTGGGGGCCCTAGTCAGCGTCCCAGAGCCTCCGGACTTCATGAAGGTCGGGGAATTCATAGAGTTCTCCGCAAAACTGAGGGGAAGGAAGGCAAAGCTCAACGAGCTAAACGAGAAATTAGACCTTCCCGACCTAAACAGGAGGTGCGGTAAGCTTTCCAAGGGACAAAAAAGGAGGGTGTTCTTGGCAGCGTTGATAGCCCAAGACCCGGACATAATAGTTTTGGATGAACCCACTGACGGTCTAGACCCCATTGAGATCTTCAAGGTAAAGGGCGTCATTAGGGAGTTGAAGAGGGACAAGATCATTCTCTACTCTTCTCACATCATGTCGGAGGTTGTGGACATATGCGACTACGTCTTTATCATGAATAAGGGTAAAATAGTCTATAAAAGCACAATAACTAACCTAGAGAGAATGTTTAGGCCCACCTCGTTGAGGGTAGAGTTAGAGTACCATATATCAATCGACGAGCTGAAGGCCACACTTAACGGCCTTGTCAAGTCGATAAAGGAGGACGGCGACAGGAGGTATGAGGTCGAGTTCGATGGAAACTCAGAGACGAGGCAGAAGATATTGAAGATCCTAGTGGACAACTTTCAAGTTAGGAGCTTCTACGACTCCACCTCCTCGCTTGAGAGCGCCTTTGTGAAGGTTTTGGGTGTCTTTAATGGCGGGAGTTAA
- a CDS encoding ABC transporter permease subunit: MAGVKDLFYYNLLFYARTRRFQIMLPLSVVVAFLNTILVVFKVVSKPPSPYLFTEANLGYSEILFILIASMFAGDLVSRDFSKEGLFILTQPFERWKVFAVKLIASAFASIAVALAYLAGSFASTYALYKFVVPTWSEIIGISILAVVSLVCFVSFFSALVKSPTISITVSIFILLIAFPLVQSIMGDVNREPFFLVTYALEVITNLAQSTYPPHAVPVAGDSVTYNPTVPESVAIFLAYLALGALASLVIYKKKELAEA; the protein is encoded by the coding sequence ATGGCGGGAGTTAAAGACCTCTTCTACTATAACCTGTTGTTTTACGCAAGGACGAGGAGGTTCCAAATAATGTTGCCCCTTTCAGTGGTCGTGGCGTTCCTCAACACAATCTTAGTCGTCTTCAAGGTAGTCTCTAAGCCCCCCTCCCCTTACTTGTTTACGGAGGCGAACCTGGGTTATTCCGAGATACTGTTCATCCTAATTGCTTCCATGTTTGCAGGAGACCTCGTCTCAAGGGACTTCTCTAAGGAGGGGCTGTTTATCCTCACCCAACCCTTTGAGAGGTGGAAGGTGTTTGCGGTGAAGCTCATAGCCTCGGCGTTTGCCTCAATAGCGGTAGCTTTAGCCTATTTGGCCGGTTCCTTTGCCTCCACTTACGCCCTGTACAAGTTCGTGGTACCTACGTGGTCCGAGATAATTGGGATCTCTATCCTGGCAGTGGTTTCCCTTGTCTGCTTCGTCTCTTTTTTCAGCGCGTTGGTGAAGAGCCCAACGATCTCAATAACGGTATCCATATTTATCCTCCTTATAGCGTTCCCCTTAGTGCAGTCGATCATGGGCGACGTAAACAGGGAACCCTTCTTCCTAGTCACTTACGCCCTAGAGGTGATCACTAACTTAGCCCAAAGCACATATCCACCGCATGCGGTGCCCGTGGCGGGAGACAGCGTCACTTACAATCCGACAGTTCCGGAAAGCGTGGCGATATTCCTAGCCTACTTGGCGTTAGGCGCCCTCGCGTCGTTGGTAATTTACAAAAAGAAGGAACTAGCAGAGGCTTAA
- a CDS encoding APC family permease, translating into MSDQQEVPRLKKGVVGTLEALGQEIAAMAPACDTVAFITSAAAAAFVLTPLAFLLAMAVMYLEVNTLYHLAKRHASAGGYYGYVATAFGPRAAMVVGLMYPMYQIVSTAAIPIYVGGIVLPGVLNHFWGISLPGWVWIPLIVVFIMAPIALAMVGIRPQMKYIRYAALAEVAFLAATSLIVILKAPDNTINVFNPFAWNQVYGSQFAPLGGPLAALGLGMIFGITSFIGYGGSAPLGEEAKHSKSIRKALMMGVFIVGAVLTEVAYALTVGWGVDNMMSFTNSGIPGIIVYTEYMGIAGGLLLALFAFNSAFSDSVAMQSNAGRVYFAMARDGVLPKFFAYVDRKFVTPTKALAFVGVSSTVIAVIAGFIAGYFSGVSPVQMLSLPATSTQVINALENAFGFLTTMALVGLVVTHVTMNTSVSVLFYRLKERALWTEQGAIHLIQHYAFPTVATGIFAFVLYTSVWPPVFPYTQAVIASTVYLAFTIAYSLWTWKKKPEIRNKIGKTVNIVEEERRQEVK; encoded by the coding sequence ATGAGCGATCAGCAAGAGGTTCCAAGGCTCAAAAAGGGAGTAGTCGGGACGTTGGAGGCCCTAGGACAAGAGATAGCCGCAATGGCTCCAGCTTGCGACACAGTGGCGTTCATAACGTCAGCTGCTGCCGCCGCGTTCGTGCTGACGCCGTTGGCGTTCCTGCTGGCTATGGCAGTGATGTACCTTGAGGTCAACACCCTATACCACCTAGCCAAGAGACACGCTAGCGCTGGGGGCTACTATGGTTACGTGGCTACTGCCTTTGGCCCAAGGGCTGCAATGGTAGTTGGACTAATGTACCCGATGTACCAGATAGTGAGTACAGCAGCTATACCCATCTACGTGGGAGGGATAGTACTACCCGGCGTGCTCAACCACTTCTGGGGCATCTCCCTCCCTGGCTGGGTATGGATACCGCTTATTGTAGTGTTCATAATGGCGCCGATAGCGTTGGCGATGGTCGGCATAAGGCCCCAGATGAAGTACATTAGGTACGCGGCGCTCGCAGAAGTTGCCTTCTTGGCCGCGACTAGCTTGATAGTTATCCTGAAGGCCCCTGATAACACAATCAACGTCTTCAACCCGTTCGCGTGGAACCAAGTGTACGGTAGCCAGTTCGCCCCGTTGGGAGGGCCCCTGGCAGCGCTGGGCTTGGGCATGATATTTGGGATAACAAGCTTCATAGGCTATGGCGGTTCAGCGCCCCTAGGGGAAGAGGCGAAACACTCTAAGTCCATAAGGAAGGCACTGATGATGGGGGTGTTCATAGTCGGGGCAGTGCTGACCGAGGTAGCCTACGCGCTAACCGTGGGCTGGGGAGTGGACAACATGATGAGCTTCACCAACAGCGGTATTCCAGGGATAATAGTGTACACCGAGTACATGGGTATCGCTGGAGGGCTCCTGCTGGCTCTCTTTGCCTTCAACTCGGCGTTCTCCGACAGCGTCGCAATGCAGTCCAACGCAGGTAGGGTCTACTTTGCCATGGCTAGGGACGGGGTGCTCCCCAAGTTCTTTGCGTACGTGGACAGGAAGTTCGTCACGCCCACTAAGGCATTGGCGTTCGTCGGAGTGTCTTCCACCGTAATTGCGGTAATAGCGGGCTTCATAGCAGGCTACTTCTCTGGCGTAAGCCCAGTTCAGATGCTCAGCCTACCAGCGACTTCAACCCAAGTAATCAACGCCCTAGAGAATGCGTTCGGATTCTTGACCACAATGGCCCTAGTGGGGCTAGTGGTGACCCACGTGACCATGAACACCTCGGTGTCGGTGCTTTTCTACAGGCTAAAGGAGAGGGCACTTTGGACTGAACAAGGCGCCATCCACCTAATTCAGCACTACGCCTTCCCAACCGTAGCCACCGGCATATTCGCCTTCGTGCTGTACACCAGCGTGTGGCCTCCAGTCTTCCCGTACACGCAGGCAGTCATTGCCTCCACGGTGTACTTAGCCTTCACGATAGCCTACTCGCTGTGGACATGGAAGAAGAAGCCGGAAATAAGGAACAAGATAGGGAAGACTGTCAACATAGTTGAAGAGGAAAGGAGACAAGAAGTTAAGTAG
- a CDS encoding helix-turn-helix domain-containing protein — translation MKCKFCGSSNVIKYGKLKTGKQVYFCKACRRYWVENAVFHKYPESVRSKALSLFLQGVPVREISKEFLIPRSTIYKWIEKYCKGDGEKGGLQ, via the coding sequence ATGAAATGTAAGTTCTGCGGGTCATCTAACGTCATAAAGTACGGAAAGCTGAAGACTGGCAAGCAAGTTTACTTCTGCAAGGCCTGCAGGAGGTACTGGGTCGAGAACGCAGTTTTCCACAAGTACCCTGAGTCTGTTAGGTCAAAGGCCTTAAGCCTTTTCCTGCAGGGCGTGCCAGTCAGGGAGATCTCGAAGGAGTTCCTCATCCCACGCTCCACGATATACAAGTGGATAGAGAAGTACTGTAAGGGGGACGGGGAAAAAGGGGGTTTACAGTGA